The bacterium genome contains the following window.
TTGCTTACAGGAGATTTGACGATAGTGCACAATGCAACAGGATCACCGACGGTATATTCAGTACAGGGAACGGGAGTAGAAGCAGGTTTTAGTATAAGTCCGCCAAGTTTGAACTTTGGAAACGTAGTAGTAGGAACAGGTTCAACATTACAGTCAACGATAAGCAACACAGGAACGAGTGATCTTGTAATAAGTAACATAACCTCATCAGCAGGACAGTTCACGTTCAGTCCGAATGTATTCCCGATAACGATATTGGCAGGAGGAAGCCAGGTAGTTGACGTAACCTTCACACCGACGGCAACGGGATTGCTTACAGGAGATTTGACGATAACACATAATGCAACAGGATCACCGACGGTATATTCAGTACAGGGAACGGGAGTAGCAGCAGGTTTTAGTATAAGTCCGCCAAGTTTGAACTTTGGAAGCGTAGTAGTAGGAACAGGTTCAACATTACAGTCAACGATAAGCAACACAGGAACAAGTGATCTTGTAATAAGTAACATCACATCATCAGCGGGACAGTTCACATTCAGTCCGAATGTATTCCCGATAACGATATTGGCAGGAGGAAGTCAGATAGTTGACGTAACCTTCACACCGACGGCAACAGGACTTCTTACAGGAGATTTGACGATAACACATAATGCAACAGGATCACCAACAGTATATTCAGTACAGGGAACGGGAGTAGCAGCAGGTTTTAGTATAAGTCCGCCAAGTTTGAACTTTGGAAACGTAGTAGTAGGAACAGGTTCAACATTACAGTCAACGGTAAGCAACACAGGAACGAGTGACCTAATCATCTCGAATATCACATCATCAGCAGGACAGTTCACATTCAGTCCGAATGTATTCCCGATAACGATATTGGCAGGAGGAAGCCAGGTAGTTGACGTAACCTTCACACCGACGGCAACGGGATTGCTTACAGGAGATTTGACGATAGTGCACAATGCAACAGGATCACCGACGGTATATTCAGTACAGGGAACGGGAGTAGCAGCAGGTTTTAGTATAAGTCCGCCAAGTTTGAACTTTGGAAACGTAGTAGTAGGAACAGGTTCAACATTACAGTCAACGATAAGCAACACAGGAACGAGTGATCTTGTAATAAGTAACATAACCTCATCAGCAGGACAGTTCACGTTCAGTCCGAATGTATTCCCGATAACGATATTGGCAGGAGGAAGTCAGATAGTTGACGTAACCTTCACACCGACGGCAACAGGACTTCTTACAGGAGATTTGACGATAACACATAACGCAACAGGATCACCAACAGTATATTCAGTACAGGGAACGGGAGTAGCAGGTTTTAGTATAAGTCCGCCAAGTTTGAACTTTGGAAGCGTAGTAGTAGGAACAGGTTCAACATTACAGTCAACGATAAGCAACACAGGAACAAGTGATCTTGTAATAAGTAACATCACATCATCAGCGGGACAGTTCACATTCAGTCCGAATGTATTCCCGATAACGATATTGGCAGGAGGAAGTCAGATAGTTGACGTAACCTTCACACCGACGGCAACAGGACTTCTTACAGGAGATTTGACGATAACACATAACGCAACAGGATCACCGACGGTATATTCGGTACAGGGAACGGGAGTAGCAGCAGGTTTTAGTATCAGTCCGCCAAGTTTGAACTTTGGAAGCGTAGTAGTAGGAACAGGTTCAACATTACAGTCAACGATAAGCAACACAGGAACGAGTGATCTTGTAATAAGTAACATAACCTCATCAGCAGGACAGTTCACGTTCAGTCCGAATGTATTCCCGATAACGATATTGGCAGGAGGAAGTCAGATAGTTGACGTAACCTTCACACCGACGGCAACAGGACTTCTTACAGGAGATTTGACGATAACACATAACGCAACAGGATCACCAACAGTATATTCAGTACAGGGAACGGGAGTAGCAGCAGGTTTTAGTATAAGTCCGCCAAGTTTGAACTTTGGAAACGTAGTAGTAGGAACAGGTTCAACATTACAGTCAACGATAAGCAACACAGGAACAAGTGATCTTGTAATAAGTAACATCACATCATCAGCGGGACAGTTCACATTCAGTCCGAATGTATTCCCGATAACGATATTGGCAGGAGGAAGTCAGATAGTTGACGTAACCTTCACACCGACGGCAACAGGACTTCTTACAGGAGATTTGACGATAACACATAATGCAACAGGATCACCAACAGTATATTCAGTACAGGGAACGGGAATTGAAGCATTCTCATCAAGTATAAATCTATTAAATCTTGTGAATGTAATTACGAGCACGGTAGTTGATACTCAAATAACGATAACGAATAATTATAATAACCCATTGATTGTGAGTGCTGAAGTTATTGGTGCTTCTAATTGGAGCATATCACCTGATACTGCAATTATTCCTGCTAGTAGCAGCTTAATCTTTGCTCTTAGTTTTTCAGCCCCATCAACTCCGAATGTATTTGCAGACACATTAGTATTCAATGCATCTGGCTTCAATTCATTGAATATTCCGCTTACTGCAAATGTAGTCTCTGATGCAGGAATTATATTCGAACAGGATTCTGTTTACAGATTAGAAGACAACTCATATGTAGAAGTAATGCAATTAAAGAATCTTACGGATTCTTTACATGCTTTACAGTTTAGAATTCAAGTAAACAAAGAAATAAGCGATGATGTAATACTGATATTCCAGAATATTCAGAAAGGTTCTGATATTAGTGATGCGAGCTGGATTATGAGATACACTATTACAAGAGGACCCATTACACCGAATGGTGCATCCGCTGATGAAGTATTCGTTCTACTTTATAACAGCAATCAGGGTGTGTCGTTAGCTCCGGGAGATTATAACAATCTTTTTAGAATTAATTATACAGTTGCTGACCTTGAACCGTTACAGGATAGTTTGAAATCAACATTCAGGATTACACATGTTGAAGGCAGTACTTATCAGGGATTACCAGTTGATATTACACCATCAAGAGATTTACTTACAGTAATTGCAAGAAACAGAATTTCATGGCGTGGTGATGTGAACAGTGATGGGTATCTCGATGTACTTGATTTGATAATGGTTGTAGATCATATTGTCAACGTTGATTCACTGAACGCAACAGAATTCTTCAGAGCTGATATTGCGCCTTGGCTGCCTGGCACTCCAGCACCCGAACCAGATGGTGTTGTAAATGTTCAGGAACTATCATTGATTCAAAACATTATACTGACCGGTTATTATCCGGATGGAACTCCTATCGGATCGAACTCATTTGGTAAACATTCAGCTTTCAATGGCGAAGAAGATGCAAAAGTAACATTCTATGTAAACAAGGATGGTATAAAAGGTGTCATTGATACAAAAATTGGAATTCGTGGAGCGCAGGTAGAATTCGCAAATGTTAGTACTGATCCTGGAAATATGTTGATCAGTACAGATTTAGGTCAAGGATTCTATTTCTATGTTAATGCAAATCAACTTTTGCGAACATTAATGTATGATCCAATAGGTGAAAAGTATATTGAAGCCGGTGAACATTTCTTAGCTGAAATGCCATTCTTGCTGGAAAAGCCCGAAGAAGTGACTCTGGACAAAATAATTCTGGTTGATATAAACAGGGAAAAATTAGCGAAGATTCAGGTTGAAATTATTTATGGAGAGCAAGTTTCTCTTCCGGAGGATTATGCACTGTTCCAGAACTATCCTAACCCATTCAATCCGGCTACTGTTATTGAATTTACTCTTCCTGAAGATGTTGGGAATGCAAGAATATCAATTTACAACGCTCTTGGCGAAAAGGTTGATGAATTAGTTAATACATCATTGCAGGCTGGTTATCATAGTTATCAATGGAACGCTAATGACTTCGCGACAGGAATGTATATTTATGAGTTAAGGACTGAAAAGTTTGTTGCTGTGAAGAAGATGGTTTTGGTTAAATAAAAAATGCTGGTAACAGAATATCAGCCATAAGAATTTGAAATCCCACTTAATAAATAATTAAGTGGGATTTTTTATAATGAGCTATATCAAAATTGATATCATTTTATAACCAGCGATTTGCATTATTGAGCTTTGATATTATTTTATTTACGTTTGACATAGCCTTAGTAATATATTGTGGAAAATCTTTTAAAGGGTGCGCACTTATTTACATAGAATATAATTCATCTTTTTCGGGAAAAGTTAATTCTAAATTACTGCTTGATTTTTTAAGAGCATTTATTATTATGCATTAAAAACCATAATATATTCGCAAAAATTTTATTATCTGGCTAATTGGAGAACTACCGATGAAATATTTTTACAGAACATTTGCACAATGTTTTTTGGTCACACTATTAATTTGTTTTTCAACGAGTGGACAAAATTCAATTACAATTGCAAAAGACCAAAGCATCTCAATTAATTCTTCTGACCAAAGTATAACTTCAAACATTGAACTAGCTGTTAACGAGCTTCATATGGTGCCGGATTCAGGAAGATCAGGATATCCAATTTCAATTTCCTATACAATAAATAACACTGATCAATTTGTTAGTTTTCAATTTGATATTATTCTTCCATCAGTACTTACATTTGTTGAAGATTCGGTCTGGTTATTCAGAAAAACTAATCACATCATCATCGCAAATCTTATTAACCAGCAGACACTACGAATTTTTGCGTACTCTCCGACAAATCAGCCTTTTACCGGCAACAGTGGCGAGATAGTTAGAGTATTGTTCAATTTAAGTGGAACCAGCGGAACTTATAATGTCGGTCTTAACAATGTGGTTGTTTCAAATTCTATTGGGGTAAATATACTGACCGGATATTATCCCGGCTTTATTAAAATTATTGCACCTGATATTTCCGGGCAGACGAATATAGATTTCGGAGAAGTATCTGTGTTAGATACTCTTTCATATAACTATCAGTTGAGTAATACTGGCAATGATACTTTATTTATTACCGAGTTCTCTTCTTCAGAAATATATTTCTGGAACGAAACAACGCTTCCTCAGGATATTCTTCCGGGAGAAAGTCAGACCTTCAATCTTAAGTTTCATAATATTAACAAAGGATTGTACAATAGTGTTTTCACAATAAGAAGCAACGATCCGGATGAGGATCCCTTTTATCTTAACGCAGCTGCACTTTCGTTTGCCCCGAATTACATGCTTATCCAGGATGCCGAAGCTTTTGTTGGTGATACAGTAACTTTAAAAATTGATGTTAACAACTATGAGCCCTTTGTTAATTTTCAGGTTGATTTAGATTTTCCAGATAGTCTGACTTTTGTTCCTAATAGTGCTGAATTAACGAACCGTAAACAGGATCATCTCGTTTTCGAGGCACTTTTATCTTCAAATAAACTCCGTTTATTTACTTTTACACAAAATCAGCTGCCGTTTATTGGTGACTCAGGTACTGTTGTGACTATAAATTTTGTTGTAGGTAATGATACCGGTATTTTTCCTTTGCATTTAACTAATGCAATATTAGCTGATGTGGGTTCGCAAAATTTAATCAGGGGAACATTTGACGGGGAAATTCGTGTAAGACCTGTTCCAACTTTTCAACTTTCGGTGAACTTAGCTAATGGATGGAATATGGTATCCATACCGGGGAAACATCCGTTAAATCAGAATATAAATACCTGGTGGCCTTTCAGAGATTTGACTGCGGATGTTTTTAAATATTCGGGTGGATACCAATCCGTGTTGAACATGGTTCCAGGTACAGGATATTTCTTGAAGCAGGCTGGAGCCAGAACTTATAATACCGGCGACGAATGGCCAGCAAACGGAATTCAGGTTACAAAACATTATCCGATTCCGGGAGTTCAAGGCTGGAATCTATTTGGCGGTTATGAATTAATTGTTGCTACATCAGAGATAATAACAGTCCCTCCAGGTCTGCAGACAGGAACTATTTATAAATATTCAGGAGGATATCATCCGGCATTGACGATTGAACCTGGTTATGGTTACTGGATTAAGCTTACAAATCCAGGTTATATCATTCTACCCGAAGAAGTTGCCGAAAACATTCTACCTAAAGAATTTTTTCCAGCAGATTGGGGAAAGATAATATTTTCAGATGCATCTGGAATAAATTATACTCTCTACACAGCGAGTGGTGCATTTACTGCTGCTGACTATGAGCTTCCACCTGCACCAATGCCCGGTATGTTTGATATCAGATTCAGCAGTGGTAGGATAGCTGAAGATATTAATAATTCAATGAAGACAATCGAAATGAGTGGAGTAACTTATCCATTGACGGTAAGAGTGGAGGGAATGGATATTAGGTTGA
Protein-coding sequences here:
- a CDS encoding choice-of-anchor D domain-containing protein — its product is MLKLSTIFSSILIFNSLVFAQGITISPPNLDFGSVIVGTNSTLQSTISNTDTIDLVISNITSSAGQFTFSPNVFPITILAGGSQVVDVTFTPTATGLLTGDLTIVHNATGSPTVYSVQGTGVEAGFSISPPSLNFGNVVVGTGSTLQSTISNTGTSDLVISNITSSAGQFTFSPNVFPITILAGGSQVVDVTFTPTATGLLTGDLTITHNATGSPTVYSVQGTGVAAGFSISPPSLNFGSVVVGTGSTLQSTISNTGTSDLVISNITSSAGQFTFSPNVFPITILAGGSQIVDVTFTPTATGLLTGDLTITHNATGSPTVYSVQGTGVAAGFSISPPSLNFGNVVVGTGSTLQSTVSNTGTSDLIISNITSSAGQFTFSPNVFPITILAGGSQVVDVTFTPTATGLLTGDLTIVHNATGSPTVYSVQGTGVAAGFSISPPSLNFGNVVVGTGSTLQSTISNTGTSDLVISNITSSAGQFTFSPNVFPITILAGGSQIVDVTFTPTATGLLTGDLTITHNATGSPTVYSVQGTGVAGFSISPPSLNFGSVVVGTGSTLQSTISNTGTSDLVISNITSSAGQFTFSPNVFPITILAGGSQIVDVTFTPTATGLLTGDLTITHNATGSPTVYSVQGTGVAAGFSISPPSLNFGSVVVGTGSTLQSTISNTGTSDLVISNITSSAGQFTFSPNVFPITILAGGSQIVDVTFTPTATGLLTGDLTITHNATGSPTVYSVQGTGVAAGFSISPPSLNFGNVVVGTGSTLQSTISNTGTSDLVISNITSSAGQFTFSPNVFPITILAGGSQIVDVTFTPTATGLLTGDLTITHNATGSPTVYSVQGTGIEAFSSSINLLNLVNVITSTVVDTQITITNNYNNPLIVSAEVIGASNWSISPDTAIIPASSSLIFALSFSAPSTPNVFADTLVFNASGFNSLNIPLTANVVSDAGIIFEQDSVYRLEDNSYVEVMQLKNLTDSLHALQFRIQVNKEISDDVILIFQNIQKGSDISDASWIMRYTITRGPITPNGASADEVFVLLYNSNQGVSLAPGDYNNLFRINYTVADLEPLQDSLKSTFRITHVEGSTYQGLPVDITPSRDLLTVIARNRISWRGDVNSDGYLDVLDLIMVVDHIVNVDSLNATEFFRADIAPWLPGTPAPEPDGVVNVQELSLIQNIILTGYYPDGTPIGSNSFGKHSAFNGEEDAKVTFYVNKDGIKGVIDTKIGIRGAQVEFANVSTDPGNMLISTDLGQGFYFYVNANQLLRTLMYDPIGEKYIEAGEHFLAEMPFLLEKPEEVTLDKIILVDINREKLAKIQVEIIYGEQVSLPEDYALFQNYPNPFNPATVIEFTLPEDVGNARISIYNALGEKVDELVNTSLQAGYHSYQWNANDFATGMYIYELRTEKFVAVKKMVLVK
- a CDS encoding T9SS type A sorting domain-containing protein: MKYFYRTFAQCFLVTLLICFSTSGQNSITIAKDQSISINSSDQSITSNIELAVNELHMVPDSGRSGYPISISYTINNTDQFVSFQFDIILPSVLTFVEDSVWLFRKTNHIIIANLINQQTLRIFAYSPTNQPFTGNSGEIVRVLFNLSGTSGTYNVGLNNVVVSNSIGVNILTGYYPGFIKIIAPDISGQTNIDFGEVSVLDTLSYNYQLSNTGNDTLFITEFSSSEIYFWNETTLPQDILPGESQTFNLKFHNINKGLYNSVFTIRSNDPDEDPFYLNAAALSFAPNYMLIQDAEAFVGDTVTLKIDVNNYEPFVNFQVDLDFPDSLTFVPNSAELTNRKQDHLVFEALLSSNKLRLFTFTQNQLPFIGDSGTVVTINFVVGNDTGIFPLHLTNAILADVGSQNLIRGTFDGEIRVRPVPTFQLSVNLANGWNMVSIPGKHPLNQNINTWWPFRDLTADVFKYSGGYQSVLNMVPGTGYFLKQAGARTYNTGDEWPANGIQVTKHYPIPGVQGWNLFGGYELIVATSEIITVPPGLQTGTIYKYSGGYHPALTIEPGYGYWIKLTNPGYIILPEEVAENILPKEFFPADWGKIIFSDASGINYTLYTASGAFTAADYELPPAPMPGMFDIRFSSGRIAEDINNSMKTIEMSGVTYPLTVRVEGMDIRLMDESGKTLNVNLKDGEDVVISDATIKKLKVTGELLPTIYALEQNYPNPFNPSTTINYSISNDEYVKLVVYNTLGEVVATLVNKEQKAGRYEIVFSAAHLATGVYVYRIETPNYTSSKKLMLMK